In Mastomys coucha isolate ucsf_1 unplaced genomic scaffold, UCSF_Mcou_1 pScaffold5, whole genome shotgun sequence, one genomic interval encodes:
- the Ccdc200 gene encoding coiled-coil domain-containing protein 200 isoform X2: MGSAYHWEARRRQMALERRKELMAQQQQEQEAKKQEEKKQHFEKTSQPRQDLKGPQQDSKGPQQDSKGPQQDSKGPQQDAKGPPPAQPQQQAQPQEKAQGQPPPPKPKSQKEQDPPAQSTVKDCLQNTQRQGPQTKPAGAQQDGQQSCRVCDKPPILPGRVN; encoded by the exons ATGGGTAGCGCCTACCACTGGGAGGCTCGGCGTCGGCAGATGGCTTTGGAACGGAGGAAGGAGCTGATGGCTCAGCAGCAACAAGAGCAG GAAGcaaaaaaacaggaagagaagaaacagcaTTTTGAGAAAACATCTCAGCCACGTCAGGATTTAAAAGGACCCCAACAGGACTCAAAAGGACCCCAACAGGACTCAAAAGGACCCCAACAGGACTCAAAAGGACCCCAACAGGACGCGAAAGGGCCACCACCTGCACAACCACAGCAACAAGCACAACCACAGGAGAAGGCACAAGGACAACCACCGCCACCTAAACCAAAGTCACAAAAGGAGCAAGACCCACCTGCACAGAGCACCGTCAAGGACTGTCTCCAGAACACCCAAAGGCAAGGACCCCAGACTAAACCAGCGGGAGCTCAACAAGATGGCCAGCAATCCTGTAGAGTGTGTGATAAGCCCCCAATCCTTCCAGGCCGTG tcaacTAA
- the Ccdc200 gene encoding coiled-coil domain-containing protein 200 isoform X1 encodes MGSAYHWEARRRQMALERRKELMAQQQQEQEAKKQEEKKQHFEKTSQPRQDLKGPQQDSKGPQQDSKGPQQDSKGPQQDAKGPPPAQPQQQAQPQEKAQGQPPPPKPKSQKEQDPPAQSTVKDCLQNTQRQGPQTKPAGAQQDGQQSCRVCDKPPILPGRGLTNACQSSSSKYSRLTSTNYIQQW; translated from the exons ATGGGTAGCGCCTACCACTGGGAGGCTCGGCGTCGGCAGATGGCTTTGGAACGGAGGAAGGAGCTGATGGCTCAGCAGCAACAAGAGCAG GAAGcaaaaaaacaggaagagaagaaacagcaTTTTGAGAAAACATCTCAGCCACGTCAGGATTTAAAAGGACCCCAACAGGACTCAAAAGGACCCCAACAGGACTCAAAAGGACCCCAACAGGACTCAAAAGGACCCCAACAGGACGCGAAAGGGCCACCACCTGCACAACCACAGCAACAAGCACAACCACAGGAGAAGGCACAAGGACAACCACCGCCACCTAAACCAAAGTCACAAAAGGAGCAAGACCCACCTGCACAGAGCACCGTCAAGGACTGTCTCCAGAACACCCAAAGGCAAGGACCCCAGACTAAACCAGCGGGAGCTCAACAAGATGGCCAGCAATCCTGTAGAGTGTGTGATAAGCCCCCAATCCTTCCAGGCCGTG GTCTCACGAATGCTTGCCAGTCTAGCTCTTCTAAATATTCCCGACTCACG tcaacTAATTACATCCAGCAGTGGTGA